A window of the Oryza brachyantha chromosome 5, ObraRS2, whole genome shotgun sequence genome harbors these coding sequences:
- the LOC102705078 gene encoding pentatricopeptide repeat-containing protein At2g30100, chloroplastic → MALSSHAAAAAAFPHLSLPPSPRPRPAAAVSLRPPLPPRSVRLDLGLGGAGGGMLAAAIEHLEREPASAGEGDPAASAQLAALSPRELQLVLVYFAQEGRDAYCALEVFDWLRRANRVDGETMELMAAIACGWIERLVGAGGDVADVAALLGEMDCVGLRPGFSLVEKAVALYWDRGERGSAVEFVRDVLRRGGLGAGGEYATAADGERGGPVGYLAWRMMMDGDYRDAVKLIIEFKESGLKPEVYSYLIGLTALVKEQKEFSKALRKLNSSVKEGSISKLDADTMHSIETYQSKLLRDGVLLSNWAIQEGSSDVLGLVRERLLSLYTCAGCGLEAEHQLWEMKLLGREPDTQLYDVVLAICASQGEAAAVRRLLAGVESTSAGRRKKSMSWLLRGYVKGGFYLDASETLMKMLEMGLCPEYLDRAAVLTALQRNIQESDSLESYLKLCKRLSETDLIGPCVIYLYVRKFKLWMMHML, encoded by the exons ATGGCCCTCTcctcccacgccgccgcggccgccgccttcccccaCCTCTCgctccccccctcccctcggccccgccccgccgccgccgtctccctcaggccgccgctgcccccgcGCTCCGTGCGCCTCGACCTCGGCCTGGGAGGAGCAGGCGGGGGGATGCTGGCCGCCGCGATCGAGCACCTGGAGCGGGAGCCGGCCTCGGCCGGGGAAGGGGAccccgcggcgtcggcgcagcTGGCGGCGCTGTCGCCGCGGGAGCTGCAGCTGGTGCTCGTCTACTTCGCGCAGGAGGGCCGCGACGCCTACTGCGCGCTCGAGGTCTTCGACTGGCTCCGCCGCGCCAACCGCGTCGACGGGGAGACCATGGAGCTCATGGCCGCCATCGCCTGCGGCTGGATCGAgcgcctcgtcggcgccggcggggacgtcgccgacgtcgccgcgctgctcggGGAGATGGACTGCGTCGGCCTCCGCCCCGGGTTCAGCCTCGTCGAGAAGGCCGTCGCGCTCTACTGGGACCGCGGCGAGAGGGGCAGCGCCGTCGAGTTCGTCAGGGACGTCCTCAGGAGAGGGGGCCTCGGCGCCGGAGGGGAGTACGCCACTGCCGCCGACGGCGAACGTGGAGGCCCCGTCGGTTACCTCGCGTGGAGGATGATG ATGGATGGGGACTACCGAGATGCTGTTAAACTGATCATTGAATTTAAGGAGAGTGGCCTGAAACCTGAAGTATATAGTTATCTTATTGGGTTGACTGCCTTGGTTAAAGAACAAAAGGAATTCTCAAAGGCATTGCGGAAATTGAATTCATCGGTTAAGGAAGGCTCAATTTCCAAACTGGATGCTGATACCATGCATAGTATTGAAActtatcaatctaaattattaaGAGATGGTGTTCTTTTATCAAATTGGGCAATTCAGGAAGGCAGCAGTGATGTCCTAGGACTTGTGCGCGAGAGGCTCCTTTCATTGTACACTTGTGCTGGTTGTGGCTTAGAAGCTGAGCACCAACTTTGGGAAATGAAGCTTCTTGGTAGGGAGCCTGACACACAGCTCTATGATGTTGTTCTGGCCATTTGCGCTTCTCAGGGGGAAGCTGCTGCTGTCCGTCGATTGCTTGCTGGAGTCGAGTCAACCAGTGCGGGAAGAAGGAAGAAGTCTATGTCATGGCTTCTACGAGGCTATGTCAAAGGTGGCTTCTATCTGGATGCCTCAGAGACACTCATGAAGATGCTTGAGATGGGCTTGTGTCCAGAGTACCTAGACAGAGCTGCTGTGCTGACTGCCTTACAGAGAAACATACAGGAATCTGACAGCCTGGAGTCATACTTGAAACTCTGCAAGCGACTCTCCGAGACGGATCTGATCGGACCGTGTGTCATATACTTGTATGTGCGCAAGTTCAAACTATGGATGATGCACATGCTGTAG
- the LOC102716967 gene encoding uncharacterized protein LOC102716967, which translates to MAAHNTPMTCEGDYETEQKKQAAADVLFHYSQFVMVCIGEGVRPTDLRLHLMKEVSGMPTSLKKEPQQAAASPDSSEPSSSGTTK; encoded by the exons ATGGCTGCGCACAACACACCTATGACCTGTGAAGGTGACTATGAG ACTGAGCAGAAGAAGCAAGCCGCTGCAGATGTCCTTTTCCACTATTCACAATTTGTTATGGTTTGCATTGGTGAGGGTGTTCGCCCAACTGATTTGAGGTTGCATCTTATGAAG GAAGTTTCAGGAATGCCAACTTCTCTAAAGAAAGAGCCACAACAGGCAGCTGCCTCTCCGGACTCGAGTGAACCATCTTCTTCAGGGACAAcgaaataa
- the LOC102705915 gene encoding uncharacterized protein LOC102705915: MLPGPLLPPPPPELVVYPSVPSLPPSATPSSPSIGSSIAIVVLVVISTAVVTIAIVVFRRSYHRRRRLSFSSFSPRCSLSPRASSSSSSSTMSQMWRAAVAAVGSSPRASASSVRAWPEMAVASSAPGDAGKAPAMALTNSAQGAVQGAAGLMTPSATPAAAMVPPMLVPSAPSLPEVEQVIMDLISLQPSPSKTMMNNSTAACFFCKQVLLPTEVLLTLPVCSHMFHQRCIVGWLRSRVVMPLLRCPLCHDSMSIRCSNPAPTFCLDEYDIESQTLVAPAPPGEEVAEAVGGSRGWLRSSLDRLSDSWRACSGSRATAAVAPGSRSSSSRRTTGSWSLGSSGHLGADVSHGVLLQTQVKLPLPVLPADEEVAADAGGSRGWLRSSLATLSGRCTVFPTSCSAAMELPVSSYSSRRTTTGSLELSSRGDGGTGSWSRWDPEAAVSEPQERPSVLGYARWLFRNSG; encoded by the exons ATGCTACCTGGTCCCCTTctcccacctccgccgccggagctTGTAGTGTATCCCTCTGTGCCGAGCCTGCCGCCTTCagccacgccgtcgtcgccgtccataGGCTCCAGCATTGCCAttgtcgtcctcgtcgtcatcAGCACGGCCGTCGTGACCATTGCAATTGTGGTCTTTCGACGCAGTtaccaccgccgtcgccgcctgtcCTTCTCATCATTCTCCCCCCGCTGTAGCTTGTCCCCGagggcctcgtcgtcgtcttcatcATCAACGATGTCTCAGATGTGGCGCGCGGCAGTTGCGGCTGTTGGTTCGTCGCCGAGGGCCAGTGCTTCCAGCGTCAGAGCCTGGCCGGAGATGGCCGTGGCCTCTTCAGCTCCAGGCGATGCCGGCAAAGCCCCTGCTATGGCATTGACTAACTCTGCACAAGGGGCAGTGCAGGGAGCGGCTGGATTGATGACACCCTCGGCTACCCCAGCTGCTGCCATGGTGCCGCCGATGCTGGTGCCATCTGCTCCGTCTCTGCCGGAGGTCGAGCAGGTGATCATGGACCTGATCTCACTGCAACCTTCACCGTCGAAGACAATGATGAACAACAGCACGGCGGCCTGCTTCTTCTGCAAACAAGTGCTTCTCCCTACTGAGGTGCTCCTCACCCTCCCGGTTTGCTCCCACATGTTCCATCAGCGCTGCATCGTCGGCTGGCTCCGCAGCCGTGTCGTCATGCCGCTGCTACGCTGCCCACTGTGCCATGATTCCATGAGCATCCGCTGCAGTAACCCTGCTCCAACCTTCTGCCTGGATGAGTACGACATCGAGTCGCAGACGCTGGTGGCGCCTGCGCCGCCtggcgaggaggtggcggaggcAGTGGGGGGTTCTCGTGGGTGGCTCCGCTCCTCGCTAGACAGGCTCTCCGATAGCTGGAGGGCGTGCTCCGGCAGCCGCGCCACCGCAGCGGTGGCGCCGGGGTCGAGgtcgtcctcctcgcgccGCACCACCGGAAGCTGGAGCCTGGGCTCGAGCGGCCACCTCGGTGCTGACGTCTCGCATGGCGTTCTTCTTCAGACACAGGTGAAGCTGCCACTGCCAGTCCTGCCTGCTGATGAAGAGGTGGCAGCCGATGCTGGGGGCTCTCGCGGGTGGCTCCGCTCTTCTTTGGCCACACTCTCTGGGAGATGCACCGTCTTCCCCACCAGCTGTTCCGCTGCAATGGAATTGCCAGTGTCGTCCTACTCCTCACGGCGCACAACTACTGGGAGCTTGGAACTGAGCTCCAGGGGCGACGGTGGCACTGGCTCGTGGTCCAGGTGGGATCCTGAGGCGGCTGTGTCGGAGCCACAGGAGAGACCATCAGTCCTCGGCTATGCCAGATGGTTGTTCAGAAACTCAG GATGA